From Deltaproteobacteria bacterium, one genomic window encodes:
- a CDS encoding HdeD family acid-resistance protein, with amino-acid sequence MEPVRKDSMEVGRTKAAAWGLPFILGLLTSLLGIFCLIAAYAAGVAAVMVAGVLLIVGGCFEIGFGFGHRREGLLLPVLSGILSIVVGFLVLRRPAVGISAAALVIACYFFASGLFRGITAVADRFANWGWDFAYGVSAVILGVIILASWPQSSAWMVGTLVGIELLFRGGALMGDSTRLRALMRHREPTALT; translated from the coding sequence ATGGAACCCGTTCGCAAAGACAGCATGGAAGTTGGACGCACCAAGGCCGCTGCGTGGGGCCTGCCCTTCATTCTGGGATTGCTCACGTCGCTGCTCGGCATCTTCTGCCTCATCGCCGCGTACGCCGCGGGCGTGGCGGCGGTGATGGTCGCGGGCGTGCTGCTCATCGTGGGCGGCTGCTTCGAGATTGGCTTTGGCTTCGGGCACCGGCGCGAAGGGCTGCTGCTCCCCGTGCTGAGCGGCATCCTGTCGATCGTGGTGGGCTTCCTCGTGCTGCGACGGCCAGCCGTGGGCATCTCCGCCGCGGCGCTGGTCATCGCGTGCTACTTCTTCGCCAGCGGCTTGTTCCGCGGCATCACCGCCGTCGCCGACCGCTTCGCCAACTGGGGCTGGGATTTCGCCTATGGCGTGAGCGCGGTGATCCTCGGGGTGATCATCCTCGCGAGCTGGCCGCAGTCGTCGGCGTGGATGGTGGGCACGCTGGTGGGCATCGAGCTCCTCTTCCGCGGCGGCGCGCTGATGGGCGACTCGACCCGGCTGCGCGCGCTCATGCGTCACCGCGAGCCCACCGCGCTCACCTGA
- a CDS encoding YihY/virulence factor BrkB family protein has translation MSLPGLRGVSFKAFAKGLWQSVSEAALPDSAAGLTYYLLFALFPFLTCLVTLGAYLPLGHPEDQLVGRLQGVVPPAALKIIHDQLYSLLHRTRPQLFTFGLALAIYTASRAANAFRKALNLAYDVQESRPWWRTELASLLFTVLAVVLLLVATAMLAAGSNLGLWVAGKLHIDREFQVVWSWLRWPSTALLVMLLTAFAYRTLPDVQQRFRFVTPGTVLSTVLWLVAAWGFTFWVSHFGSFDITYGSLGAVIILLTLLYLSAYVFLLGGHVNAVIEHLSAEGKAPGARRFGERAPPLQDRPSAAPPGALDVAAVATRARARLEAERAAQRLH, from the coding sequence ATGAGCCTTCCCGGCCTTCGGGGTGTGTCGTTCAAGGCCTTCGCGAAGGGGCTCTGGCAGAGCGTGTCCGAGGCGGCGCTGCCGGACTCGGCTGCCGGGCTCACCTACTACCTGCTCTTCGCGCTCTTCCCGTTCCTGACCTGCCTGGTGACGCTCGGCGCGTACCTACCCCTCGGTCACCCGGAGGACCAGCTCGTGGGGCGGCTCCAGGGCGTGGTGCCGCCGGCCGCGCTGAAGATCATTCACGACCAGCTCTACTCGCTGCTTCACCGCACGCGGCCGCAGCTCTTCACCTTCGGTCTGGCGCTGGCCATCTACACGGCCTCGCGCGCGGCGAACGCGTTCCGCAAGGCGCTCAACCTCGCCTACGACGTGCAGGAGTCGCGGCCCTGGTGGCGCACGGAGCTGGCCTCGCTGCTCTTCACCGTGCTCGCCGTGGTGTTGCTGCTGGTGGCCACGGCCATGCTCGCGGCGGGGAGCAATCTCGGCCTGTGGGTCGCGGGCAAGCTCCACATCGATCGCGAGTTCCAGGTGGTGTGGTCGTGGCTGCGCTGGCCGTCGACGGCGCTGCTGGTGATGCTCCTCACCGCCTTCGCCTACCGAACGCTGCCCGACGTGCAGCAGCGCTTCCGGTTCGTCACGCCGGGCACCGTGCTCTCCACCGTGCTCTGGCTGGTCGCGGCGTGGGGCTTCACCTTCTGGGTAAGCCACTTCGGCAGCTTCGACATCACCTACGGCTCGCTCGGCGCGGTGATCATCTTGCTCACGTTGCTCTACCTGAGCGCGTACGTGTTCCTGCTCGGCGGGCACGTGAACGCGGTCATCGAGCACCTTTCCGCCGAGGGAAAAGCGCCGGGCGCGCGGCGCTTCGGGGAGCGTGCGCCGCCGCTGCAGGATCGGCCGAGCGCCGCGCCGCCGGGCGCTCTCGATGTCGCTGCGGTGGCCACCCGCGCGCGCGCGCGACTCGAAGCGGAGCGCGCCGCGCAGCGACTGCACTGA